Genomic window (Notolabrus celidotus isolate fNotCel1 chromosome 15, fNotCel1.pri, whole genome shotgun sequence):
cgcggagttacattttggaggaggtgcacgtcagctacgtgcgtaggcctctgcgtaggtacgggagctacgcggacctacggcgtaggctacgccgtcgaagaagcagttttgctctcagcttggtcgttgtttacttccgctttcccaAAACGATTGTGAGCGATGTCTgactcagcatcctgcagaccagatccaacagaacagtcagagtacatactaccttcaaatgcagcATCCAGTACATACTGCGTACTACATTCGGGGTAGTAGGTAGTAGGGattggcatttcaagccaaaatactcttCAATAATCGTCgccatctattcaacgattattcaaataatccccccccaccaccacacacacacacagacacacacacacacctaaacacCTACACCTGTCCTGTTAACACCCCATTTGTGTGACAGTTGCGGTAACCAGCAGAGGGACGAGGTTTTGCTAGTAGCGAGCACTGTCAGactctgtctcgatctttatgtcagtgtttctgtgacgcggcgtggcgtgtgtgttcacttaactatgacaaaaaatagtcattttgagcggaggcaggcctgtagtcatcaagtcagaggttttcagaggctgataaaaacaacatggatgaggagtggaggaggagaatccttgattcagtgattgccgtgggaaaacttggtcacatgactccagctgtctggcggtccggccccgtgctgcgttccgaagacgcaaccggtgggtgttgacagacgagagcgcacggagccggaccgcagcggatcggagatggaccggacaaggatctggtggaagtcccatgttagaccgctaggccaccagcaccccttattttgctgtttaatgcagttagcattcttcttcttctgttacttactgcggttagcaaacagcttcaagacgctctatagccaccgtctggcgggaataccgtattacaaccaggcaccggtgaaaacgatgaagaatttaaccttttaaaatattcaaactaactcttcaatttttacaaagtgaacgaatatttgatcttgaatcttgaatctggGGCTGCTCTTCCTTTCAGCTCACAATGGCCTCGTATACCTGCATCAGCTGCCGAGTGGCCTTTACAGACGGCGAGGTGCAGCGAGCTCACTACAAAACCGACTGGCATCGCTACAACCTGAAGCGCAAAGTGGCCGACATGCCCCCGGTCACCGCAGACAACTTTCAGGAGCGCGTCTTAGCGCAGCGAGCGGCCACGGAGCAGCACCTGAGCGACGCTGCAGCCACTGAAGGCTGCGTCGTCTGCAACAAGAAGTTCTCCAGCGCCAACGCCTACCAGAACCACCTGCAGTCCCACAAACACCAGCAAGCCGAGAAGCAGGCCCTGCTCGTCGCCCAGAGGAGAGTGGAGAAGATGAACGAGAAGAACCTGGAGAAGGGACTCGGCGACGAGAAGGTGGATCACGACGCCAGGAACGAAGCCCTGCAGCAGGCGCTGAAGGAGCAGCTCAGGCCGAGCCCGGCGAAGCAAGGGAAGATCCAGACACCAGAAGGAGCGACGAAGCAGGAGAAGCCTCCCAGGATGATGTGGCTGGAGGAGCAAgccaagaggagagagagggaggagggagccACAGCTGGAGAAGGTGAGGATGAGAAAGATGCAATCATTGTATTTACAAATGACCCAGGTCTACATAGTTCCAGTTAGTGGACccaaacagatttatttatacaCAATAAAAGCACAGTTTCCTTTTTTGACTCGCATCAGAATCAATCAACTCCACTTAGTTTTATAATTCAGGTACAACATTTAAGGAAACTTCaattagagtttaaaaatgtactcAACTTTCTTTTGAAATCTTCCAGAAGTCTGGGAGGACATTGATGGGGACGAcgacgacgatgatgatgaagagattgaagaggaagaagatgaagaagagacgATGGACCAAGATGGAGACTCTGCGGCTTCCTCTGACCTCCACCCCGCCGCTCTGCCGGGCTCCATCCCCGTCACGGACTGCCTGTTCTGCTCCCACCACTCCAAGACGCTCATGAAGAACATCGCCCACATGACCAAAGTCCACGGCTTCTACATCCCTGACGTGGAGTTCCTCGTGGACCTCAGAGGCCTCGTCCGCTACCTCGGTGAGTCTGTTGTGTTCAAGTGAGGACGGGTAATCGCTGAAGAGTCAGAACTCTAATCTGTCGATGCTGAAACTCtttcatcagctcttctttgaACAACACTCTGtgagagtcatgtctgtttataatgcggtgacttccactacagagtcatgtctgtttttaatgcagtgacttccactacagagtcatgtctgtttttaatgaggaAGtctaatcttcttcttcttcttcttctgtgtttcaggAGAGAAAGTGGGGGCggggaatgtgtgtttgtggtgtaaCGAGAAGGGGCGATCGTTCTACTCAGCTGAAGCGGTGCAGAGTCACATGACAGACAAAGGCCACTGTAAGCTCTTCGCAGAGGGGGACGCCGCTCTGGAGTTCGCCGACTTTTACGACTTCaggtaacaaaacaaaaaaagtaatgaCGCAATGAAGATGAACCGTTACAAAAtgatttacacttttttttctctgtgctttAGGAGCAGCTACCCGGacaggaaggagggagaggaggctgAGGTGGACGGAGACGAGCTGCCGGATGATAAGACTCTGGAGTACGATGATGAAACGTTGGAGCTGACTCTCCCTTCAGGTGATctctcacggccaaattccaccagatcctgatctgatttctattctagtaaatgtgttaacttccactggatccgctccattgcgttccggcttcgtctctgatccggcaggtcggagtcctccggatcagatacacaagacttctatttttgccggatgctggagcacaacGCTCAACGATGGtggtggccatattggaaatactgactctTGGCTTGTCTAGTAACAGGGAAAGAGGTGCAGCTGAAGCCATGGTCTTGACACCTGGCAGATGTGCTTGCCCATCATTCACAGTCTCAATTATGAATGactcttacggccaaattcgaccagatctgtgtccggtccgtctccgatccgtcacggcacaggatctgataggttgctattctagtcaatgtgttaacttccactggatccgctccgttgcgttccggcaaGTCAGAGCCcttcggatcagatacacaagacttctattttagcTGGATGCCGGATCACGACGCATCaatgtcaacagagcagatggagcgggacaggaagtcaggtttcaccaaaacaaaatgaaaacatccggttaattttcagaataaaacactctgtgttatcaccagatcgtatttcacttaactacaacaacaaaccaaagtcatgatgagcggagccaggcctggagtcaacagatcagaggttttcagaggaccagagagacaacatggatgaggagaggaggaggaggagaatccttgattcagtgattgcagcagggaaaacctcggtcacatgactccagctgtccggcggtcctgctccatgctgctttctgaaaacgcaaccgttgggtgttgacggacgagagagcacgagGCTctgagacggatctggtggaagtcctgcgTCAGCAGTTCACTGAACACTCTCTTTAATAAAGAGCTAACATGTTCAGTTTGTTCCGTCTGAGCTCcagtttttaaataataagcatcctacaaaataaaaggttaaataTACCTTTTAGAGTTGTCAAAACACATTCCTAAATGTCTCAGTGTCTTTAAAGTTTCCATTTGATGTGTTCGTACATTAACAGAAcgctctgtgtgtctttgcaggAGCCAAGATCGGACACCGCTCCCTCATGCGGTACTACAAACAGCGGTTTGGTTACCAGAGAACGGTGGCCTTGAGCCACAATAGGAACGCTGTGGGCCGAGTCCTCCGGCAGTACAAGGCGCTGGGCTGGGGAGGAGACGGAGGTAAGATCCACGCAGAAACACAGAACATCGATAGTCAGCGTTCAATATTTAGCTTATTTGatgtttagtattttttttatatcacacTAGAATAAGTAGGAAGCCAAAAAAGAATTTTGATGCACACGTTGAAAACAAATTCTATAAAAGAGTGATGAATATTGAGGTGTTATAGTAGAAACTGTGGTatcttctgttgttttaataCACCATCATCAGAAACATGATACTTAGATGCATTAGAATCAATCCGTTTTTAATTCACAGTCTCAGTTTTGCTGTAAATACTTACAAAGTCacaggctcatatgataaaagcaaatctgataaataagaaggaccattaagagatttaaaaaaaaccaataaaatcatcttaaatCACTCTCACTGGGTTTTATCAGTCCTGGACTGACTGTGCCTCAAGTCTGAGCTGTTTCACATGAcaccatttttaaaatttgaataaGTTGCTCTTGGAGAGAAATCTGTGTCATGAATGGACTTCAAAACACACTCGATTTGATCCCGCTCAGGGTGAGAGCACACAGGGAGAGGAGATACTGACGGTTCATCTTCAAAATCAGACCCAAAACACGAGCAGACTGTTCAGAGCTGCAGGGAAATAATGTTTGTTTCCTTGTGCTGTTATCAGCTGTAATCCAGTCCCCCCTCTGTCTCTAATGTAAGGTGTTCTGAGTTTGATCTGAGACACTTTAGACCACAGTGGTGTAGAAAGTGCTCCCCCTTGTGTTCGTTTGTGGTTATTTCCATCATAGAGATCCTGAACCACATCATCACACAGCAtacatctcaatcaatcaatcaatcaatctgtatttgtatagcaccaaatcacaacaaacgttatctcaagacgcttttacaaacagagcaggtctagaccactctatgtcaaattatgaacagagacccaacaccaagacaggatcagactcagtctgaccccaccttaatccaccatgagcattgcacctcgcagtatttagctagttacaacacagaggaaaaacttcttttaacaggcagaaatctcgagcaggaccagactcatgttagacacacatctgctgagaccgtgttggagagagggatagaggagaataagagagagtgagggagcggtgatagtgatgagacaagtagtattagctgttgccgctggagtccagcacgtccg
Coding sequences:
- the znf622 gene encoding zinc finger protein 622 isoform X2, producing the protein MRLSSASGPEIIRNEPLLGDTNYRERGGCFLELTMASYTCISCRVAFTDGEVQRAHYKTDWHRYNLKRKVADMPPVTADNFQERVLAQRAATEQHLSDAAATEGCVVCNKKFSSANAYQNHLQSHKHQQAEKQALLVAQRRVEKMNEKNLEKGLGDEKVDHDARNEALQQALKEQLRPSPAKQGKIQTPEGATKQEKPPRMMWLEEQAKRREREEGATAGEVWEDIDGDDDDDDDEEIEEEEDEEETMDQDGDSAASSDLHPAALPGSIPVTDCLFCSHHSKTLMKNIAHMTKVHGFYIPDVEFLVDLRGLVRYLGEKVGAGNVCLWCNEKGRSFYSAEAVQSHMTDKGHCKLFAEGDAALEFADFYDFRSSYPDRKEGEEAEVDGDELPDDKTLEYDDETLELTLPSGAKIGHRSLMRYYKQRFGYQRTVALSHNRNAVGRVLRQYKALGWGGDGGSGFYQKPKDMQYVQMMKSKWMLKMGMSHNTTKQKHFRAQVMF
- the znf622 gene encoding zinc finger protein 622 isoform X1; amino-acid sequence: MRLSSASGPEIIRNEPLLGDTNYRERGGCFLELTMASYTCISCRVAFTDGEVQRAHYKTDWHRYNLKRKVADMPPVTADNFQERVLAQRAATEQHLSDAAATEGCVVCNKKFSSANAYQNHLQSHKHQQAEKQALLVAQRRVEKMNEKNLEKGLGDEKVDHDARNEALQQALKEQLRPSPAKQGKIQTPEGATKQEKPPRMMWLEEQAKRREREEGATAGEEVWEDIDGDDDDDDDEEIEEEEDEEETMDQDGDSAASSDLHPAALPGSIPVTDCLFCSHHSKTLMKNIAHMTKVHGFYIPDVEFLVDLRGLVRYLGEKVGAGNVCLWCNEKGRSFYSAEAVQSHMTDKGHCKLFAEGDAALEFADFYDFRSSYPDRKEGEEAEVDGDELPDDKTLEYDDETLELTLPSGAKIGHRSLMRYYKQRFGYQRTVALSHNRNAVGRVLRQYKALGWGGDGGSGFYQKPKDMQYVQMMKSKWMLKMGMSHNTTKQKHFRAQVMF
- the znf622 gene encoding zinc finger protein 622 isoform X3 encodes the protein MASYTCISCRVAFTDGEVQRAHYKTDWHRYNLKRKVADMPPVTADNFQERVLAQRAATEQHLSDAAATEGCVVCNKKFSSANAYQNHLQSHKHQQAEKQALLVAQRRVEKMNEKNLEKGLGDEKVDHDARNEALQQALKEQLRPSPAKQGKIQTPEGATKQEKPPRMMWLEEQAKRREREEGATAGEEVWEDIDGDDDDDDDEEIEEEEDEEETMDQDGDSAASSDLHPAALPGSIPVTDCLFCSHHSKTLMKNIAHMTKVHGFYIPDVEFLVDLRGLVRYLGEKVGAGNVCLWCNEKGRSFYSAEAVQSHMTDKGHCKLFAEGDAALEFADFYDFRSSYPDRKEGEEAEVDGDELPDDKTLEYDDETLELTLPSGAKIGHRSLMRYYKQRFGYQRTVALSHNRNAVGRVLRQYKALGWGGDGGSGFYQKPKDMQYVQMMKSKWMLKMGMSHNTTKQKHFRAQVMF